One part of the candidate division WOR-3 bacterium genome encodes these proteins:
- a CDS encoding riboflavin synthase, whose protein sequence is MKPYMTKYSSSWRRTVLKKDCRFRRIFCNMFYQITEKKKRAGRIYYIMFTGIIEEKGRIKKIVRNQIFIESDLENKKGDSIAVQGICFTVADVGENEFSVQAMRQTKRITTMQDWKRGDYVNLERALKFDGRIGGHIVLGHIDEVGKCIRIKKNEYYFQAGSGNARYLIPKGSIALDGVSLTLSYVSGNIFAVSLIPYTLKETTLGRLRVGSFVNIEYDYLGKLLARRINP, encoded by the coding sequence ATGAAGCCCTATATGACGAAATATTCCTCTTCATGGCGCCGCACCGTATTGAAAAAGGACTGTCGATTTCGGAGAATCTTCTGCAATATGTTTTATCAAATTACAGAAAAAAAGAAAAGAGCGGGGAGGATTTATTATATCATGTTTACAGGCATAATTGAAGAAAAAGGACGAATAAAAAAGATTGTAAGAAATCAAATATTCATTGAATCCGACCTTGAAAACAAAAAGGGCGACAGTATCGCGGTCCAGGGGATCTGTTTTACTGTCGCGGATGTCGGTGAAAATGAATTCAGTGTGCAGGCGATGAGACAGACGAAGAGAATAACCACGATGCAGGACTGGAAGCGCGGTGATTATGTAAATCTTGAACGCGCCCTGAAGTTCGACGGCCGCATCGGAGGCCATATCGTGCTTGGGCATATCGATGAAGTGGGTAAATGCATCCGGATAAAAAAGAATGAATACTATTTCCAGGCAGGTTCTGGAAACGCCCGGTATTTGATACCGAAAGGTTCCATCGCCCTGGACGGCGTAAGCCTGACACTCTCATACGTCTCCGGTAATATTTTCGCCGTCAGCCTCATCCCCTATACCCTGAAAGAGACGACCCTGGGAAGATTGAGAGTCGGCTCTTTCGTCAATATTGAATACGATTACCTGGGGAAATTGCTCGCGCGTCGGATCAATCCCTGA
- a CDS encoding 30S ribosomal protein S15 — translation MALEKDQKKNIMETFRRHEKDTGSPEVQIALLTERIKILTEHLKQFPKDKHSRQGLIKMVNDRRRHLNYLMRKDRTRYLKIIDALHLRG, via the coding sequence ATGGCTTTAGAAAAAGACCAGAAGAAAAATATAATGGAAACCTTTAGAAGGCACGAAAAGGATACCGGATCACCGGAGGTGCAGATTGCACTTCTGACCGAACGGATTAAAATTCTCACTGAACATCTCAAGCAGTTTCCCAAAGACAAGCATTCAAGACAGGGATTAATCAAGATGGTGAACGACCGGCGGCGCCATCTCAACTATCTGATGCGAAAGGACAGAACGAGGTATCTGAAGATTATTGATGCCCTGCATTTAAGGGGTTAA
- a CDS encoding polyribonucleotide nucleotidyltransferase gives MYSAELILGEKKLRIETGRVAKQSAGECVVSYGDTVLLVCVNYNKDINESIDFLPLTVDYRELSFAAGKIPGGFIKREGRPSENEILTSRLIDRPLRTLFPDDFRNEVQVIAHLLSSDVEHEADTLGIIGAATALLISELNFNTPLAAVKVGLKDGQYIINPGVSEQECCKLSLVVAGTKDSVVMIEGGAQEVSEEDVVGAIKFAVPEILRIIKLEEEIRENVGKEKLDFSNPFMTKELFDKIREALGDNLEQVYRFKEKKARELAKYELIKAASEKLKDEDEDIEKKVRRVVDELLRKKMRHQVLREKKRIDGRSPDEIRPISCEIGVLPRTHGSAIFTRGQTQSLAVTTLGTASDEQRIDAIYGEESKSFMLHYNFPPFATGEVRPMRGPGRREIGHGALAERAIVPVLPSEESFPYTIRVVSNILESNGSSSMATVCGSSLSLMDAGVPIKTAVAGISIGLIKEGNEYVLLTDIVGDEDHYGDMDFKVAGTANGITAIQLDLKIAGLDMEILTKGLTRAKDARMKILQMMNSTISAPRKEISQYAPKNIVFSIPKDKIGEVIGPGGKIIRKIIADLDVTIDIEDDGKVTISGTNAHNVDQAQEKIRSLVQEVEVGKTYIGKVKRITNFGAFVEILPGKEGLVHISKLSRQRVRKVEDVVKVGDEIIVKVHQIDDQGRINLIRRE, from the coding sequence TTGTATTCTGCAGAATTAATTCTCGGTGAAAAGAAGTTAAGAATCGAGACGGGCCGCGTTGCAAAGCAATCCGCCGGTGAATGCGTCGTGTCGTACGGTGATACGGTCCTGCTCGTTTGTGTGAATTACAACAAAGATATCAATGAAAGTATCGATTTTCTGCCTCTTACGGTCGATTACCGCGAGCTCTCTTTCGCCGCGGGCAAGATCCCCGGTGGCTTCATAAAGAGAGAAGGCAGGCCGTCGGAGAATGAAATTCTCACCTCCCGTCTTATTGATCGACCGCTGCGTACCCTCTTCCCCGACGACTTCAGAAACGAAGTCCAGGTCATCGCGCATCTTCTATCCTCGGATGTCGAGCATGAAGCAGACACCCTCGGCATCATCGGTGCCGCCACCGCCCTTCTGATTTCGGAATTGAACTTCAACACTCCCCTCGCCGCGGTAAAGGTCGGATTGAAAGACGGACAGTATATAATAAATCCCGGTGTCAGTGAACAGGAATGCTGCAAACTGAGTCTGGTGGTCGCAGGCACCAAAGATTCCGTGGTTATGATCGAAGGCGGTGCCCAGGAAGTTTCAGAAGAGGATGTGGTCGGAGCGATAAAGTTCGCTGTTCCGGAAATTTTACGCATCATCAAACTTGAGGAGGAAATCCGGGAGAATGTCGGAAAAGAAAAACTGGATTTCTCAAACCCCTTCATGACCAAAGAACTATTTGATAAAATAAGAGAAGCCCTGGGTGATAATCTGGAGCAGGTCTATAGATTTAAGGAAAAGAAGGCACGCGAACTGGCGAAGTACGAACTCATAAAAGCCGCATCGGAAAAATTGAAAGATGAGGATGAAGATATAGAGAAGAAAGTCCGTCGGGTGGTTGATGAACTGCTGCGGAAAAAGATGCGCCATCAGGTCTTGAGGGAAAAGAAGAGGATCGACGGCCGCAGTCCGGATGAAATCAGACCTATTTCCTGTGAAATCGGTGTTCTACCGAGAACACACGGTTCAGCGATATTCACCCGGGGACAAACACAGAGTCTGGCGGTAACAACCCTGGGTACGGCGAGCGATGAGCAGCGAATAGATGCGATTTACGGTGAAGAATCCAAATCATTCATGCTTCACTACAACTTTCCGCCCTTTGCAACCGGTGAAGTAAGACCGATGAGAGGACCGGGGCGTCGGGAAATCGGGCACGGAGCCCTCGCCGAACGGGCGATCGTACCGGTTCTGCCTTCGGAAGAATCATTCCCTTACACAATCAGGGTGGTCTCCAATATCCTTGAATCGAACGGTTCTTCCTCAATGGCGACGGTATGCGGCTCTTCACTCTCACTGATGGACGCCGGAGTGCCGATAAAGACCGCGGTCGCCGGTATTTCGATAGGGCTTATCAAAGAAGGAAACGAATATGTCTTACTCACCGATATCGTCGGCGACGAAGACCACTACGGAGATATGGACTTCAAGGTCGCAGGAACAGCAAACGGTATCACCGCGATACAGCTTGACCTGAAGATCGCCGGTCTGGACATGGAGATCCTCACCAAAGGGCTGACACGGGCAAAAGACGCCCGGATGAAAATACTCCAGATGATGAACAGCACGATCAGCGCCCCTCGAAAGGAAATTTCTCAATATGCACCGAAGAATATCGTATTTTCAATTCCCAAAGACAAGATCGGCGAAGTAATCGGACCGGGCGGTAAAATAATAAGAAAAATCATCGCTGATCTTGATGTCACCATTGATATTGAAGACGACGGCAAGGTGACCATATCAGGCACCAACGCCCACAATGTCGATCAGGCTCAGGAAAAGATTCGGTCACTCGTCCAGGAAGTCGAGGTCGGCAAGACATACATCGGAAAGGTGAAGAGAATAACGAATTTCGGAGCCTTCGTTGAAATCCTGCCGGGCAAAGAAGGACTCGTCCATATATCAAAGCTTTCCAGGCAGCGTGTAAGAAAAGTCGAAGACGTGGTAAAAGTTGGAGATGAAATAATAGTAAAAGTACATCAGATCGACGACCAAGGGAGGATAAATCTCATCCGCAGAGAATAG